The following coding sequences lie in one Yamadazyma tenuis chromosome 3, complete sequence genomic window:
- a CDS encoding uncharacterized protein (MEROPS:MER0209971; COG:S; EggNog:ENOG503NZIE) — protein sequence MFPESSEIYNYTNKTTIASEPRFSGAVVLEKPSTNSADYQLQIAYRLYNRKTAVKSGPKVNLVFHHGNGMNKGIWHYQIDQWFNILPNLDSVLAVDCVSHGQSAKLNRGKLGYAVSWIDIAKDVIKVVKYDEKDIFLQPNVVNIFVGHSLGGMVSFITAYFEPTLFDAIVPLNPVAQVDQDRADLLSMVFQRWQETEKISNRYPVEKGETYEDAVWRYYKTKSFFKKFDDKILQNMLEDDYTDERSIKHGFAYTNTDAQQEFLLYFGGSPSIARIQGIYDQITTPVYHIVGEFDTAGDTAVEAIRIDYKSQLLKRHFEEGFLSYKL from the exons ATGTTCCCAGAGTCTTCCGAGATATACAACTACACTAACAAAACTACCATTGCATCAGAGCCTAGGTTTTCTGGTGCGGTGGTATTAGAAAAACCTTCTACCAATTCTGCTGACTACCAGCTTCAAATCGCTTACAGGCTTTACAACCGAAAGACAGCCGTGAAGAGTGGCCCAAAAGTCAACTTGGTCTTCCATCATGGTAATGGAATGAACAAGGGGATCTGGCATTATCAGATCGATCAATGGTTCAACATACTCCCAAACTTGGACTCTGTTTTAGCAGTTGATTGTGTGAGCCACGGACAATCAGCCAAATTAAACAGAGGCAAATTGGGGTATGCAGTCAGCTGGATTGACATTGCCAAAGACGTCATTAAAGTGGTTAAGTACGACGAAAAAGACATATTTCTCCAACCAAATGTGGTGAACATTTTTGTGGGTCACTCGCTTGGGGGGATGGTTTCTTTTATAACCGCATATTTCGAGCCAACACTTTTTGATGCAATTGTACCATTGAACCCAGTAGCTCAGGTGGATCAGGACAGGGCCGATCTTCTCAGTATGgtctttcaaagatggCAGGAGACGGAAAAGATCAGTAATAGGTATCCTGTAGAAAAAGGTGAAACATATGAAGATGCTGTTTGGAGATACTACAAGACCAAATCgtttttcaaaaagttcGACGACAAAATTTTGCAGAACATGCTCGAAGATGATTACACAGATGAGCGAAGCATAAAGCATGGGTTTGCTTACACCAATACGGATGCCCAACAAGAGTTCTTACTttattttggtggtagtCCCAGTATCGCGAGAATTCAAGGAATCTACGACCAAATTACCACACCAGTCTACCACATTGTCGGAGAATTCGATACCGCGGGTGACACTGCCGTTGAAGCCATAC GTATCGACTACAAGAGTCAGTTATTGAAGAGACACTTTGAGGAGGGCTTTTTATCTTATAAATTGTGA